Proteins encoded together in one Benincasa hispida cultivar B227 chromosome 1, ASM972705v1, whole genome shotgun sequence window:
- the LOC120086201 gene encoding ribulose-1,5 bisphosphate carboxylase/oxygenase large subunit N-methyltransferase, chloroplastic — protein sequence MELCPLLDTCLPSPSLSYFSSSSHRPLHLLSKVSVSARIIPRFSNSFRPTRRRNVCSASSSDTLVAGSRKEDGKAGEAVTKKEDDEFGDLKAWMHKNGLPPCKVVLEEKTSHDKNHRPIHYVAASEDLEVGDVAFSVPNSLVVTLERVLGNETVAELLTTNKLSELACLALYLMYEKKQGKKSFWYPYIRELDRQRGRGQLAVESPLLWSEDELDYLSGSPTKKEVLERAEGIKKEYNELDTVWFMAGSLFQQYPYDIPTEAFSFEIFKQAFVAVQSCVVHLQKVSLARRFALVPLGPPLLAYRSNCKAMLTAVDGAVELVVDRPYKAGESIAVWCGPQPNAKLLLNYGFVDEDNPYDRLLVEAALNTEDPQYQDKRMVAQRNGRLSIQVYYVYAGKEKEAVLDMLPYLRLGYVTDPSEMQSVISSQGPVCPVSPCMERAMLEQVADYFKRRLSGYPTTLSEDESMLADGNLNPKKRVATQLVRKEKKILHSCLQVTIDFINQLPDNTVSPCPAPYAPLLR from the exons ATGGAACTTTGTCCCCTACTCGACACTTGTCTTCCTTCCCCCTCACTCTCctacttttcttcttcctcccacCGACCCCTTCACCTCCTTTCTAAAGTTTCCGTTTCTGCGCGGATAATTCCCCGTTTTTCGAATTCTTTCAGGCCAACTCGTCGCCGGAATGTTTGTTCTGCTTCAAGCTCCGATACTCTTGTTGCCGGGTCGCGTAAGGAGGATGGCAAGGCTGGAGAAGCCGTAACTAAGAAGGAAGATGATGAGTTTGGGGATTTGAAGGCTTGGATGCACAAAAATGGGCTACCTCCTTGCAAGGTCGTTCTTGAGGAAAAGACTTCCCATGATAAGAATCATAGGCCTATACATTACGTGGCTGCCAGTGAAGATCTTGAG GTGGGTGATGTTGCATTTTCGGTTCCGAATTCCTTGGTTGTAACGCTTGAGAGAGTTCTAGGAAATGAGACCGTGG CCGAATTGTTAACTACCAATAAGTTGTCAGAGTTGGCGTGCTTAGCTTTGTATTTGATGTATGAGAAGAAACAAGGAAAAAAGTCTTTCTGGTACCCCTATATCAGAGAGCTTGATCGCCAACGTGGGAGGGGCCAGCTAGCTGTAGAGTCACCTCTTCTATGGTCAGAAGATGAACTTGATTACCTCTCAGGCAGTCCAACAAAG AAAGAAGTTCTTGAAAGGGCGGAAGGAATCAAGAAGGAGTATAATGAGCTCGATACTGTCTGGTTTATGGCTGGCTCTCTGTTTCAG CAATACCCATATGATATTCCAACTGAAGCATTTTCCTTTGAGATTTTCAAGCAAGCCTTTGTTGCAGTTCAGTCATGTGTGGTGCATTTACAG AAAGTAAGTTTGGCTCGGAGATTTGCTTTGGTTCCCCTTGGTCCGCCGCTATTGGCTTATAGAAGCAATTGCAAGGCAATGTTAACTGCTGTTGATGGTGCTGTGGAACTAGTGGTTGATCGTCCATACAAGGCTGGGGAATCAATAGCTGTTTG GTGTGGGCCACAGCCTAATGCGAAATTACTCCTGAATTATGGATTTGTTGATGAAGATAATCCCTATGACCGCTTATTAGTTGAG GCAGCTTTGAACACTGAAGATCCTCAATATCAGGATAAAAGAATGGTTGCTCAAAGAAATGGCAGATTATCAATACAAGTTTATTAT GTTTATGCCGGAAAGGAGAAAGAAGCTGTTTTAGACATGCTTCCTTATCTTCGACTTGGCTATGTTACTGATCCTTCAGAAATGCAGTCTGTTATTTCTTCTCAAGGTCCAGTCTGTCCA GTGAGCCCCTGCATGGAAAGAGCAATGTTGGAACAAGTTGCTGACTATTTCAAGAGACGACTGTCTGGCTACCCAACTACCTTGAGTGAAGACGAGTCTATG CTGGCTGATGGTAATTTGAACCCGAAGAAGAGAGTCGCTACCCAGCTtgttagaaaagaaaagaaaattcttcattcatgcttgcaagtgacgattgatttcataaatcagtTACCAGATAACACTGTATCTCCCTGCCCTGCTCCCTATGCCCCCTTATTGAGATAA